The sequence below is a genomic window from Variovorax paradoxus B4.
CGTGAACACCTCGCCGCGGCGCACATCGAAGCTCACCTTGTTGACCGCGAGCACGCCGCCGAAGCGCACGCTCAGGTCCTTGGCCGAAAGAAGAATGTCGCCGCTGCTGCTCGTCATCTCAATCGGTCCGACTTGGTGAACGACTTCTGCCGCTTGAACAGCCCCTTGCGGTAGAACGGGAAGAGTTGCAGCCAGGTACGGATCTTGAGCCAGCGGCCATACAGCCCCAGCGGCTCGAACAGCACGAACGCGATCAGCACCACGCCGTACACCAGCCCCTGCAGCCCCGGCGCCTGGCCGATCACGGCCGGCAGCCAGTCCTTGCCCATCGAGATCAGCTGCGGCATCGCAATCAGGAAGATCGCGCCCAGGAATGCACCATGCACCGAGCCCAGGCCGCCGATCACCACCATCAGCAGCAGGTCGATCGACTGCAGGATGTTGAACTGGTCCGGCGAGATGAAGCTCAGCTTGTGCGCATACAGCGCGCCGCCCAGGCCCGCGAGCGCGGCCGAGATCGCGAACGACATCGTCTTGTAGCGCGCAAGGTGAATGCCCATGCTCTGCGCCGAGATCTCCGAATCGCGAATCGCGACGAAGGCGCGGCCGGTCGGCGAACGCAGCAGGTTCAGGATGCCGAGCGTGCTGAGCACCGCCACCACCAGGCACAAGAAGTAGAAGCCGTTGCCCGACCCGAGCGACCAGCCGAAGAGCTGCGGCGACTTCACATGCAGCCCCGCGTTGCCGCCCGTCACGCTCTCCCAGCGCGCGAACACTTCCTCGACGATGAAGCCGAACGACAGCGTGGCGATGCCCAGGTAGATGCCCTTCACGCGCAAGGCCGGCAGCGCGACCACCACGCCCACCGCCGCCGACAGCGCCGCGGCCGCCAGCAGAGCAATCGGGAACGGCACGCCCAGGTTGGTCAGCACGCCTTGCGTGTAGGCGCCAGCACCGAGGAACGCCGCATGCCCGATGGAGAACTGCCCCGTGAAGCCCGCCAGCAGCATCAAGCCCAAGCCGACGATGCCGTAGATCAGCACGAAGGTCAGCTGCGCGAGCCAGTACTCGTCGATCGCCCATGGCGCGACGATGAGGAACGCGACCAGCAGGCCGTACCAGAACACATGCCCGCCGTGCCGCGCGAGGCGGATGTCCTGGTCGTAGCTGGTCTTGAAGATGAAGCGCATGGGTCAGGTCCGTCGCCGGGCCGCCCCAAGGCGGACCTGCGCCCCCTCGGGGGACAGCGAGTACACGAAGTGACGAGCGTGG
It includes:
- a CDS encoding branched-chain amino acid ABC transporter permease; the encoded protein is MRFIFKTSYDQDIRLARHGGHVFWYGLLVAFLIVAPWAIDEYWLAQLTFVLIYGIVGLGLMLLAGFTGQFSIGHAAFLGAGAYTQGVLTNLGVPFPIALLAAAALSAAVGVVVALPALRVKGIYLGIATLSFGFIVEEVFARWESVTGGNAGLHVKSPQLFGWSLGSGNGFYFLCLVVAVLSTLGILNLLRSPTGRAFVAIRDSEISAQSMGIHLARYKTMSFAISAALAGLGGALYAHKLSFISPDQFNILQSIDLLLMVVIGGLGSVHGAFLGAIFLIAMPQLISMGKDWLPAVIGQAPGLQGLVYGVVLIAFVLFEPLGLYGRWLKIRTWLQLFPFYRKGLFKRQKSFTKSDRLR